From the Pectobacterium carotovorum genome, one window contains:
- a CDS encoding DUF2058 domain-containing protein, translating to MTKLTLQEQMLKAGLVTSKKMAKVQRTAKKSRVQAREAREAVEENKKAQLERDKQLSEQQKQAVLSKEYKAQVKQLIEMNRINIAKGDIGFNFTDNNVIKKIEVDKLTQAQLISGRLAIARLVVDGSGESEYAIIPAVVADKIAQRDASSIVLNSALSQEEQDEDDPYADFKVPDDLMW from the coding sequence ATGACAAAACTCACCTTACAAGAGCAGATGCTAAAAGCTGGATTAGTGACCAGCAAGAAAATGGCCAAAGTCCAAAGAACGGCGAAAAAATCACGTGTTCAGGCTCGTGAGGCAAGAGAGGCTGTGGAAGAGAATAAGAAAGCACAGCTTGAGCGTGATAAACAGCTAAGCGAACAACAAAAACAGGCTGTTTTATCGAAAGAATATAAAGCTCAGGTGAAGCAGCTCATTGAAATGAACAGAATCAACATTGCAAAAGGCGATATTGGTTTTAACTTCACAGATAACAACGTCATTAAGAAAATAGAAGTGGATAAGCTAACTCAGGCCCAGCTGATTAGTGGTCGTCTCGCGATTGCTCGTTTGGTGGTTGATGGCAGCGGCGAGAGTGAATACGCGATTATCCCCGCCGTCGTAGCGGATAAAATTGCGCAGCGAGATGCGAGCAGTATTGTCTTAAATAGTGCGCTGAGTCAGGAAGAGCAAGACGAAGACGATCCGTATGCTGATTTTAAAGTGCCTGATGATTTGATGTGGTAA